One genomic window of Channa argus isolate prfri chromosome 5, Channa argus male v1.0, whole genome shotgun sequence includes the following:
- the LOC137127804 gene encoding voltage-dependent calcium channel subunit alpha-2/delta-2-like isoform X11: MAIGKTSCSIVCLVSTQIIFIFSASWPGAATLTFPQQYTIMHWARRIEQEIDRVFQQITGAQQLKGIYNEERRRFSLMKNQPRKIVEKVASDIEKLLAKKRKALDRLASEAERLQREHLWQDGIKELDMAYYDSKAELDYYSMDGEGELENPSHIKLEFVYDPNFKNNVNYSYTAVQIPTDIYKGAPVILNELNWTQALEKVFMENSREDPSLLWQAFGSATGVTRYYPATPWKAPDKIDLYDVRRRPWYIQGASSPKDMVILVDVSGSVSGLTLKLIKASVMEMLDTLSDDDYVNVARFNEKAEAVVPCFKHLVQANVRNKKIFKEAVQQMQAKGTTDYKSGFHFAFNQLLNKTNVPRANCNKIIMLFTDGGEDRAQDVFMQYNWPNKTVRVFTFSVGQHNYDVTPLQWIACTNKGYYFEIRSICAIRINTQEYLDVLGRPMVLAGSEAKQVQWTNVYQDALGLGMVVTGTLPVFNLTMDGNSQVTKEENQRILGVMGVDVHLDEIKRLTPQYNLGANGYIFAIDPNGYLLLHPNLQPKLVNLPEPVTLDFLDAEVEDSNKEEIRRQMIDGRPGEMQVKTQIKSIDKQYIDEVYRSYTWTPINGTDYSVGLVLPPYNDYYIQADLNDVMVQLQYMQSLLPSSFESSGHVFLAPREYCKRLHLSDNNTQFLQNFLSLMLDISPESDECDQGLIHNLILDSRIIGQLASRVWKNKDLNSYGFLAVFASTDGGITRVFPNIAAELWEEDPEPFNSNYYRRSLDNRGYLFRAPLRSSAPDDPVGAENGTVGILVSSAVEVNLGGKLLKPAVVGVKLDLEAWVDKFKILASNVSDSRQGSHKCGPSRSCEMDCDMNTDDLLCYLIDDGGFLVMSNQRDHWKKIGLFFGDVDPYLMHALFNNSIFTRRQSFYYQSACEPVSSSHTGAATRGISVPSIADILSLAWWTSSVAWSVIQQLLYGLAYNSWLFQDDVLVEGLDTKESSCVTIQSQFYFTNTTNSYNVLQDCGNCSRLFHAKRIEYTNLLFVVAETLPCSSCEIEKLTQVRTE; this comes from the exons AATAATGCACTGGGCCAGGCGTATCGAGCAGGAGATTGACAGAGTCTTTCAGCAAATCACTGGAGCTCAGCAGTTGAAAGGG ATATACAATGAGGAAAGGAGACGGTTCAGTCTGATGAAGAATCAGCCTCGGAAGATTGTGGAGAAGGTTGCCTCAGATATAGAGAAACTCTTGGCTAAGAAGCGAAAAGCCCTTGAT AGGTTAGCCAGTGAAGCAGAGCGGCTCCAGCGAGAGCATCTGTGGCAGGATGGAATCAAG GAGTTGGATATGGCGTATTATGACTCCAAAGCTGAGCTGGATTAT TATTCAATGGATGGGGAGGGAGAGCTGGAAAATCCCTCGCATATCAAGCTGGAGTTTGTTTATGATCCGAACTTCAAAAACAATGTCAACTATTCCTACACAGCTGTTCAGATACCCACTGATATTTATAAAGGAG CTCCAGTCATTCTGAATGAGCTGAACTGGACGCAGGCACTAGAAAAGGTTTTCATGGAGAACAGTCGGGAGGATCCATCATTGCTGTGGCAAGCTTTTGGGAGTGCAACAGGAGTTACCCGCTATTACCCAG CTACACCTTGGAAAGCCCCTGATAAAATTGACCTGTATGATGTCAGAAGGCGGCCCTG GTACATCCAGGGTGCCTCATCCCCTAAAGATATGGTCATTCTTGTTGATGT gagTGGCAGCGTCAGTGGACTCACCCTAAAACTAATCAAAGCATCAGTAATGGAAATGCTGGACACTTTATCTGATGACGACTATGTCAACGTAGCAAGG TTTAATGAGAAGGCTGAGGCTGTAGTTCCTTGCTTCAAACATCTAGTCCAGGCTAATGTGCGCaacaaaaagattttcaaaGAAGCAGTGCAGCAGATGCAGGCCAAAGGCACCACTGACTACAAGTCTGGGTTTCATTTTGCCTTCAACCAGCTGTTGAAT aaaacaaatgtcCCCCGGGCTAATTGCAATAAAATAATCATGCTGTTTACTGATGGAGGAGAAGACAGAGCTCAGGATGTCTTCATGCAATACAACTGGCCAAACAAAACG GTTCGAGTATTCACCTTTTCTGTGGGTCAGCACAACTATGATGTCACACCCTTGCAATGGATTGCATGCACCAATAAAG GTTACTATTTTGAGATCCGTTCCATCTGTGCTATAAGGATTAACACCCAG gAGTACCTCGACGTGCTTGGGCGCCCCATGGTTCTGGCGGGCAGCGAGGCCAAGCAGGTTCAGTGGACCAATGTGTATCAGGATGCTTTG GGTCTTGGCATGGTAGTAACTGGAACTTTGCCTGTATTTAATCTCACAATGGATGGAAACTCACAGGTAACAAAAGAAGAG AATCAGCGAATACTAGGTGTCATGGGAGTTGATGTACATCTTGATGAGATAAAGCGCCTGACTCCACAGTACAAT CTTGGAGCAAATGGATACATATTTGCCATCGATCCAAATGGATATCTTCTCCTTCATCCTAATCTCCAGCCCAAG CTTGTGAACCTACCTGAGCCTGTGACACTGGACTTTTTGGATGCAGAAGTGGAGGACAGCAACAAAGAAGAG ATTCGACGCCAAATGATCGATGGAAGACCAGGGGAAATGCAGGTCAAAACTCAGATAAAGTCGATTGATAAG CAATACATTGATGAGGTGTACAGGAGCTACACCTGGACTCCCATAAATGGCACAGATTACAG TGTTGGATTGGTACTGCCCCCTTACAATGACTACTACATTCAGGCAGACCTAAATGATGTGATGGTGCAGCTCCAGT ATATGCAGTCATTGCTGCCCAGCTCCTTTGAATCATCAGGACATGTGTTTCTGGCTCCAAG GGAATACTGCAAGCGCTTGCATCTTTCGGACAACAACACCCAGTTTTTACAGAACTTCCTTTCGCTCATGCTGGACATTTCTCCAGAATCTGATGAGT gtgACCAAGGCCTCATCCACAACCTAATTTTGGATTCTAGGATTATTGGACAGCTGGCCTCTCGTGTATGGAAGAACAAGGACTTAAATTC GTATGGCTTCCTTGCCGTATTTGCATCCACAGATGGAGGAATAACACGGGTTTTCCCCAACAT AGCTGCTGAGTTATGGGAGGAAGATCCTGAACCTTTTAACTCAAACTACTACAGACGGAGCCTTGACAATAGAGGTTACTTATTCAGAGCTCCGCTGAGATCCT CAGCTCCGGACGACCCTGTTGGTGCGGAAAATGGCACAGTTGGAATTCTGGTTAGTTCAGCTGTGGAAGTGAATTTAGGAGGCAAACTGCTCAAACCTGCAG TGGTCGGAGTGAAACTGGACTTGGAAGCGTGGGTCGACAAGTTTAAAATCTTGGCCAGCAACGTCTCAGACAGTCGACAGGGCTCACACAAA TGTGGACCATCCAGAAGTTGTGAGATGGATTGTGATATGAACACAGAT GACCTCCTATGCTATCTCATTGATGACGGTGGGTTCCTGGTCATGTCTAATCAGAGAGATCACTGGAAAAAG ATTGGCCTTTTCTTTGGGGACGTGGACCCTTACCTGATGCACGCATTGTTCAACAACTCTATATTCACACGGCGTCAGTCTTTTTACTACCAGTCTGCATGTGAACCGGTCAGCAGCAGCCACACTGGTGCAGCAACGAGAGGCATCTCTGTG CCGTCCATTGCTGATATCCTCAGCTTGGCCTGGTGGACCTCCTCAGTGGCATG GTCTGTGATCCAACAGCTACTGTATGGACTGGCCTATAACAGCTGGCTCTTTCAAG atgaTGTCCTTGTTGAAGGTTTGGATACAAAGGAAAGCAGCTGCGTGACCATCCAAAGCCAGTTCTACTTTACAAACACCACCAACTCATACAATGTGTTGCAGGACTGTGGAAACTGCTCACG ACTGTTCCATGCAAAGCGGATAGAATACACCAacctgctttttgttgttgctgagacTCTGCCCTGCAGCTCCTGTGAGATAGAGAAATTGACCCAGGTCAGGACAGAGT GA
- the LOC137127804 gene encoding voltage-dependent calcium channel subunit alpha-2/delta-2-like isoform X9, protein MAIGKTSCSIVCLVSTQIIFIFSASWPGAATLTFPQQYTIMHWARRIEQEIDRVFQQITGAQQLKGIYNEERRRFSLMKNQPRKIVEKVASDIEKLLAKKRKALDRLASEAERLQREHLWQDGIKELDMAYYDSKAELDYYSMDGEGELENPSHIKLEFVYDPNFKNNVNYSYTAVQIPTDIYKGAPVILNELNWTQALEKVFMENSREDPSLLWQAFGSATGVTRYYPATPWKAPDKIDLYDVRRRPWYIQGASSPKDMVILVDVSGSVSGLTLKLIKASVMEMLDTLSDDDYVNVARFNEKAEAVVPCFKHLVQANVRNKKIFKEAVQQMQAKGTTDYKSGFHFAFNQLLNKTNVPRANCNKIIMLFTDGGEDRAQDVFMQYNWPNKTVRVFTFSVGQHNYDVTPLQWIACTNKGYYFEIRSICAIRINTQEYLDVLGRPMVLAGSEAKQVQWTNVYQDALGLGMVVTGTLPVFNLTMDGNSQNQRILGVMGVDVHLDEIKRLTPQYNLGANGYIFAIDPNGYLLLHPNLQPKLVNLPEPVTLDFLDAEVEDSNKEEIRRQMIDGRPGEMQVKTQIKSIDKQYIDEVYRSYTWTPINGTDYSVGLVLPPYNDYYIQADLNDVMVQLQYMQSLLPSSFESSGHVFLAPREYCKRLHLSDNNTQFLQNFLSLMLDISPESDECDQGLIHNLILDSRIIGQLASRVWKNKDLNSYGFLAVFASTDGGITRVFPNIAAELWEEDPEPFNSNYYRRSLDNRGYLFRAPLRSSPDDPVGAENGTVGILVSSAVEVNLGGKLLKPAVVGVKLDLEAWVDKFKILASNVSDSRQGSHKCGPSRSCEMDCDMNTDDLLCYLIDDGGFLVMSNQRDHWKKIGLFFGDVDPYLMHALFNNSIFTRRQSFYYQSACEPVSSSHTGAATRGISVPSIADILSLAWWTSSVAWSVIQQLLYGLAYNSWLFQDDVLVEGLDTKESSCVTIQSQFYFTNTTNSYNVLQDCGNCSRLFHAKRIEYTNLLFVVAETLPCSSCEIEKLTQVRTEFQEENPCEVLSNARYRRGPTSCFDYSALENTSECGRGHFLQSSIEVLLFIQLILPLFHL, encoded by the exons AATAATGCACTGGGCCAGGCGTATCGAGCAGGAGATTGACAGAGTCTTTCAGCAAATCACTGGAGCTCAGCAGTTGAAAGGG ATATACAATGAGGAAAGGAGACGGTTCAGTCTGATGAAGAATCAGCCTCGGAAGATTGTGGAGAAGGTTGCCTCAGATATAGAGAAACTCTTGGCTAAGAAGCGAAAAGCCCTTGAT AGGTTAGCCAGTGAAGCAGAGCGGCTCCAGCGAGAGCATCTGTGGCAGGATGGAATCAAG GAGTTGGATATGGCGTATTATGACTCCAAAGCTGAGCTGGATTAT TATTCAATGGATGGGGAGGGAGAGCTGGAAAATCCCTCGCATATCAAGCTGGAGTTTGTTTATGATCCGAACTTCAAAAACAATGTCAACTATTCCTACACAGCTGTTCAGATACCCACTGATATTTATAAAGGAG CTCCAGTCATTCTGAATGAGCTGAACTGGACGCAGGCACTAGAAAAGGTTTTCATGGAGAACAGTCGGGAGGATCCATCATTGCTGTGGCAAGCTTTTGGGAGTGCAACAGGAGTTACCCGCTATTACCCAG CTACACCTTGGAAAGCCCCTGATAAAATTGACCTGTATGATGTCAGAAGGCGGCCCTG GTACATCCAGGGTGCCTCATCCCCTAAAGATATGGTCATTCTTGTTGATGT gagTGGCAGCGTCAGTGGACTCACCCTAAAACTAATCAAAGCATCAGTAATGGAAATGCTGGACACTTTATCTGATGACGACTATGTCAACGTAGCAAGG TTTAATGAGAAGGCTGAGGCTGTAGTTCCTTGCTTCAAACATCTAGTCCAGGCTAATGTGCGCaacaaaaagattttcaaaGAAGCAGTGCAGCAGATGCAGGCCAAAGGCACCACTGACTACAAGTCTGGGTTTCATTTTGCCTTCAACCAGCTGTTGAAT aaaacaaatgtcCCCCGGGCTAATTGCAATAAAATAATCATGCTGTTTACTGATGGAGGAGAAGACAGAGCTCAGGATGTCTTCATGCAATACAACTGGCCAAACAAAACG GTTCGAGTATTCACCTTTTCTGTGGGTCAGCACAACTATGATGTCACACCCTTGCAATGGATTGCATGCACCAATAAAG GTTACTATTTTGAGATCCGTTCCATCTGTGCTATAAGGATTAACACCCAG gAGTACCTCGACGTGCTTGGGCGCCCCATGGTTCTGGCGGGCAGCGAGGCCAAGCAGGTTCAGTGGACCAATGTGTATCAGGATGCTTTG GGTCTTGGCATGGTAGTAACTGGAACTTTGCCTGTATTTAATCTCACAATGGATGGAAACTCACAG AATCAGCGAATACTAGGTGTCATGGGAGTTGATGTACATCTTGATGAGATAAAGCGCCTGACTCCACAGTACAAT CTTGGAGCAAATGGATACATATTTGCCATCGATCCAAATGGATATCTTCTCCTTCATCCTAATCTCCAGCCCAAG CTTGTGAACCTACCTGAGCCTGTGACACTGGACTTTTTGGATGCAGAAGTGGAGGACAGCAACAAAGAAGAG ATTCGACGCCAAATGATCGATGGAAGACCAGGGGAAATGCAGGTCAAAACTCAGATAAAGTCGATTGATAAG CAATACATTGATGAGGTGTACAGGAGCTACACCTGGACTCCCATAAATGGCACAGATTACAG TGTTGGATTGGTACTGCCCCCTTACAATGACTACTACATTCAGGCAGACCTAAATGATGTGATGGTGCAGCTCCAGT ATATGCAGTCATTGCTGCCCAGCTCCTTTGAATCATCAGGACATGTGTTTCTGGCTCCAAG GGAATACTGCAAGCGCTTGCATCTTTCGGACAACAACACCCAGTTTTTACAGAACTTCCTTTCGCTCATGCTGGACATTTCTCCAGAATCTGATGAGT gtgACCAAGGCCTCATCCACAACCTAATTTTGGATTCTAGGATTATTGGACAGCTGGCCTCTCGTGTATGGAAGAACAAGGACTTAAATTC GTATGGCTTCCTTGCCGTATTTGCATCCACAGATGGAGGAATAACACGGGTTTTCCCCAACAT AGCTGCTGAGTTATGGGAGGAAGATCCTGAACCTTTTAACTCAAACTACTACAGACGGAGCCTTGACAATAGAGGTTACTTATTCAGAGCTCCGCTGAGATCCT CTCCGGACGACCCTGTTGGTGCGGAAAATGGCACAGTTGGAATTCTGGTTAGTTCAGCTGTGGAAGTGAATTTAGGAGGCAAACTGCTCAAACCTGCAG TGGTCGGAGTGAAACTGGACTTGGAAGCGTGGGTCGACAAGTTTAAAATCTTGGCCAGCAACGTCTCAGACAGTCGACAGGGCTCACACAAA TGTGGACCATCCAGAAGTTGTGAGATGGATTGTGATATGAACACAGAT GACCTCCTATGCTATCTCATTGATGACGGTGGGTTCCTGGTCATGTCTAATCAGAGAGATCACTGGAAAAAG ATTGGCCTTTTCTTTGGGGACGTGGACCCTTACCTGATGCACGCATTGTTCAACAACTCTATATTCACACGGCGTCAGTCTTTTTACTACCAGTCTGCATGTGAACCGGTCAGCAGCAGCCACACTGGTGCAGCAACGAGAGGCATCTCTGTG CCGTCCATTGCTGATATCCTCAGCTTGGCCTGGTGGACCTCCTCAGTGGCATG GTCTGTGATCCAACAGCTACTGTATGGACTGGCCTATAACAGCTGGCTCTTTCAAG atgaTGTCCTTGTTGAAGGTTTGGATACAAAGGAAAGCAGCTGCGTGACCATCCAAAGCCAGTTCTACTTTACAAACACCACCAACTCATACAATGTGTTGCAGGACTGTGGAAACTGCTCACG ACTGTTCCATGCAAAGCGGATAGAATACACCAacctgctttttgttgttgctgagacTCTGCCCTGCAGCTCCTGTGAGATAGAGAAATTGACCCAGGTCAGGACAGAGT TTCAGGAGGAGAATCCATGTGAAGTGCTAAGCAATGCACGATATCGTAGAGGCCCTACTTCCTGCTTTGACTACAGTGCCTTA GAAAACACATCAGAGTGTGGAAGGGGCCATTTTCTGCAGTCCTCCATAGAAGTCCTTCTCTTTATTCAACTTATTCTGCCTCTCTTCCATCTCTGA
- the LOC137127804 gene encoding voltage-dependent calcium channel subunit alpha-2/delta-2-like isoform X4, with translation MAIGKTSCSIVCLVSTQIIFIFSASWPGAATLTFPQQYTIMHWARRIEQEIDRVFQQITGAQQLKGIYNEERRRFSLMKNQPRKIVEKVASDIEKLLAKKRKALDRLASEAERLQREHLWQDGIKELDMAYYDSKAELDYYSMDGEGELENPSHIKLEFVYDPNFKNNVNYSYTAVQIPTDIYKGAPVILNELNWTQALEKVFMENSREDPSLLWQAFGSATGVTRYYPATPWKAPDKIDLYDVRRRPWYIQGASSPKDMVILVDVSGSVSGLTLKLIKASVMEMLDTLSDDDYVNVARFNEKAEAVVPCFKHLVQANVRNKKIFKEAVQQMQAKGTTDYKSGFHFAFNQLLNKTNVPRANCNKIIMLFTDGGEDRAQDVFMQYNWPNKTVRVFTFSVGQHNYDVTPLQWIACTNKGYYFEIRSICAIRINTQEYLDVLGRPMVLAGSEAKQVQWTNVYQDALGLGMVVTGTLPVFNLTMDGNSQNQRILGVMGVDVHLDEIKRLTPQYNLGANGYIFAIDPNGYLLLHPNLQPKLVNLPEPVTLDFLDAEVEDSNKEEIRRQMIDGRPGEMQVKTQIKSIDKQYIDEVYRSYTWTPINGTDYSVGLVLPPYNDYYIQADLNDVMVQLQYMQSLLPSSFESSGHVFLAPREYCKRLHLSDNNTQFLQNFLSLMLDISPESDECDQGLIHNLILDSRIIGQLASRVWKNKDLNSYGFLAVFASTDGGITRVFPNIAAELWEEDPEPFNSNYYRRSLDNRGYLFRAPLRSSAPDDPVGAENGTVGILVSSAVEVNLGGKLLKPAVVGVKLDLEAWVDKFKILASNVSDSRQGSHKCGPSRSCEMDCDMNTDDLLCYLIDDGGFLVMSNQRDHWKKIGLFFGDVDPYLMHALFNNSIFTRRQSFYYQSACEPVSSSHTGAATRGISVPSIADILSLAWWTSSVAWSVIQQLLYGLAYNSWLFQDDVLVEGLDTKESSCVTIQSQFYFTNTTNSYNVLQDCGNCSRLFHAKRIEYTNLLFVVAETLPCSSCEIEKLTQVRTEFQEENPCEVLSNARYRRGPTSCFDYSALLSSTVGRSEGALCGSVWGFESGGPLSCLLFDFSEAHKCCQCLQLWSFAARRSTETF, from the exons AATAATGCACTGGGCCAGGCGTATCGAGCAGGAGATTGACAGAGTCTTTCAGCAAATCACTGGAGCTCAGCAGTTGAAAGGG ATATACAATGAGGAAAGGAGACGGTTCAGTCTGATGAAGAATCAGCCTCGGAAGATTGTGGAGAAGGTTGCCTCAGATATAGAGAAACTCTTGGCTAAGAAGCGAAAAGCCCTTGAT AGGTTAGCCAGTGAAGCAGAGCGGCTCCAGCGAGAGCATCTGTGGCAGGATGGAATCAAG GAGTTGGATATGGCGTATTATGACTCCAAAGCTGAGCTGGATTAT TATTCAATGGATGGGGAGGGAGAGCTGGAAAATCCCTCGCATATCAAGCTGGAGTTTGTTTATGATCCGAACTTCAAAAACAATGTCAACTATTCCTACACAGCTGTTCAGATACCCACTGATATTTATAAAGGAG CTCCAGTCATTCTGAATGAGCTGAACTGGACGCAGGCACTAGAAAAGGTTTTCATGGAGAACAGTCGGGAGGATCCATCATTGCTGTGGCAAGCTTTTGGGAGTGCAACAGGAGTTACCCGCTATTACCCAG CTACACCTTGGAAAGCCCCTGATAAAATTGACCTGTATGATGTCAGAAGGCGGCCCTG GTACATCCAGGGTGCCTCATCCCCTAAAGATATGGTCATTCTTGTTGATGT gagTGGCAGCGTCAGTGGACTCACCCTAAAACTAATCAAAGCATCAGTAATGGAAATGCTGGACACTTTATCTGATGACGACTATGTCAACGTAGCAAGG TTTAATGAGAAGGCTGAGGCTGTAGTTCCTTGCTTCAAACATCTAGTCCAGGCTAATGTGCGCaacaaaaagattttcaaaGAAGCAGTGCAGCAGATGCAGGCCAAAGGCACCACTGACTACAAGTCTGGGTTTCATTTTGCCTTCAACCAGCTGTTGAAT aaaacaaatgtcCCCCGGGCTAATTGCAATAAAATAATCATGCTGTTTACTGATGGAGGAGAAGACAGAGCTCAGGATGTCTTCATGCAATACAACTGGCCAAACAAAACG GTTCGAGTATTCACCTTTTCTGTGGGTCAGCACAACTATGATGTCACACCCTTGCAATGGATTGCATGCACCAATAAAG GTTACTATTTTGAGATCCGTTCCATCTGTGCTATAAGGATTAACACCCAG gAGTACCTCGACGTGCTTGGGCGCCCCATGGTTCTGGCGGGCAGCGAGGCCAAGCAGGTTCAGTGGACCAATGTGTATCAGGATGCTTTG GGTCTTGGCATGGTAGTAACTGGAACTTTGCCTGTATTTAATCTCACAATGGATGGAAACTCACAG AATCAGCGAATACTAGGTGTCATGGGAGTTGATGTACATCTTGATGAGATAAAGCGCCTGACTCCACAGTACAAT CTTGGAGCAAATGGATACATATTTGCCATCGATCCAAATGGATATCTTCTCCTTCATCCTAATCTCCAGCCCAAG CTTGTGAACCTACCTGAGCCTGTGACACTGGACTTTTTGGATGCAGAAGTGGAGGACAGCAACAAAGAAGAG ATTCGACGCCAAATGATCGATGGAAGACCAGGGGAAATGCAGGTCAAAACTCAGATAAAGTCGATTGATAAG CAATACATTGATGAGGTGTACAGGAGCTACACCTGGACTCCCATAAATGGCACAGATTACAG TGTTGGATTGGTACTGCCCCCTTACAATGACTACTACATTCAGGCAGACCTAAATGATGTGATGGTGCAGCTCCAGT ATATGCAGTCATTGCTGCCCAGCTCCTTTGAATCATCAGGACATGTGTTTCTGGCTCCAAG GGAATACTGCAAGCGCTTGCATCTTTCGGACAACAACACCCAGTTTTTACAGAACTTCCTTTCGCTCATGCTGGACATTTCTCCAGAATCTGATGAGT gtgACCAAGGCCTCATCCACAACCTAATTTTGGATTCTAGGATTATTGGACAGCTGGCCTCTCGTGTATGGAAGAACAAGGACTTAAATTC GTATGGCTTCCTTGCCGTATTTGCATCCACAGATGGAGGAATAACACGGGTTTTCCCCAACAT AGCTGCTGAGTTATGGGAGGAAGATCCTGAACCTTTTAACTCAAACTACTACAGACGGAGCCTTGACAATAGAGGTTACTTATTCAGAGCTCCGCTGAGATCCT CAGCTCCGGACGACCCTGTTGGTGCGGAAAATGGCACAGTTGGAATTCTGGTTAGTTCAGCTGTGGAAGTGAATTTAGGAGGCAAACTGCTCAAACCTGCAG TGGTCGGAGTGAAACTGGACTTGGAAGCGTGGGTCGACAAGTTTAAAATCTTGGCCAGCAACGTCTCAGACAGTCGACAGGGCTCACACAAA TGTGGACCATCCAGAAGTTGTGAGATGGATTGTGATATGAACACAGAT GACCTCCTATGCTATCTCATTGATGACGGTGGGTTCCTGGTCATGTCTAATCAGAGAGATCACTGGAAAAAG ATTGGCCTTTTCTTTGGGGACGTGGACCCTTACCTGATGCACGCATTGTTCAACAACTCTATATTCACACGGCGTCAGTCTTTTTACTACCAGTCTGCATGTGAACCGGTCAGCAGCAGCCACACTGGTGCAGCAACGAGAGGCATCTCTGTG CCGTCCATTGCTGATATCCTCAGCTTGGCCTGGTGGACCTCCTCAGTGGCATG GTCTGTGATCCAACAGCTACTGTATGGACTGGCCTATAACAGCTGGCTCTTTCAAG atgaTGTCCTTGTTGAAGGTTTGGATACAAAGGAAAGCAGCTGCGTGACCATCCAAAGCCAGTTCTACTTTACAAACACCACCAACTCATACAATGTGTTGCAGGACTGTGGAAACTGCTCACG ACTGTTCCATGCAAAGCGGATAGAATACACCAacctgctttttgttgttgctgagacTCTGCCCTGCAGCTCCTGTGAGATAGAGAAATTGACCCAGGTCAGGACAGAGT TTCAGGAGGAGAATCCATGTGAAGTGCTAAGCAATGCACGATATCGTAGAGGCCCTACTTCCTGCTTTGACTACAGTGCCTTA CTCTCCAGCACTGTGGGGAGAAGTGAGGGCGCCCTCTGTGGATCAGTCTGGGGATTTGAGTCTGGAGGGCCTCTGAGCTGTTTGCTGTTCGACTTCAGTGAGGCTCACAAATGCtgtcagtgtttgcaactttggTCTTTTGCAGCAAGAAGAAGCACAGAGACGTTTTGA